A portion of the Mesobacillus boroniphilus genome contains these proteins:
- a CDS encoding Ig-like domain-containing protein produces MKKGFYFLIILFLLSSTFLSPSLTMATTQLSSTIINQDATWTLAESPYNLAGDIQVAYGATLTIEPGVVIQGNGYSLTVHGTLNASGSEASKIQFNNLQIKKGGATYTEFYSIKIEHANINGGALLPAGSGKHGTFTLRDSKVENISGYYPIYLWYPSGDSFIERNIFSNTSGISVGTDENVKVYIRNNVFYNQKDNSGKYYAVENWASYNTSATIVENNSFLSTDRMALRLKYNSGKISSAANNFWNTTNAATIDSMIYDRNDDLNLTNTISYEPYLSQSHEQTPVFSVGPTVSTTQPVNGQSKILLDQKIAITFSEDIKQGSSFGSVTLKSSSGVLVQSTMSINGKVLSIVPNTKLSPNTNYTVFIPAGGIQNLNNQPLLSSYSLKFLTTLQDQTEVSGIIGSDTTWSLAGSPYVFTGDTQLAYGSTLTIEPGVVVQGNGYSLIIHGTLNASGSETSKIQFNNLQVKPGGATYTEFYSINIGHANINGGALLPSGSGKHGTFTLRDSKVENISGYYPIYLWYPSGDSFIERNIFSNTSGISVGTSDNVKVYLRNNVFYNQKDHYGEFYAIQNWNSSGTSETIVEHNSFLSTDRVALRLKYDSGKISSAANNFWNTTNAATIDSMIYDRNDDLNLTNTISYEPYLSQSHEQTPVFSVGPTVSTTQPVNGQSKILLDQKIAITFSEDIKQGSSFGSVTLKSSSGVLVQSTMSINGKVLSIVPNTKLSPNTNYTVFIPAGGIQNLNNQPLLSSYSLKFLTTLQDQTEVSGIIGSDTTWSLAGSPYVFTGDTQLAYGSTLTIEPGVVVQGDGYSLIIHGTLNASGSETSKIQFNNLQVKPGGATYTEFYSINIGHANINGGALLPAGSGKYGTFSLRDSKVENIPGNSPIYLWYPSGDSFIERNVFSNTSGISIGTSDNVKVYIRNNVFYNQKDHYGEFYAIQNWNSSGTSETIVEHNSFLSTDRVALRLKYDSGKSSSAANNFWNTTDPSTIESMIFDKNDDAGLTSIIDYTSILHAPNTNTPLMSEVLYLLKSTPNNAQKNVSLTSKITVNFSKDFEFTEKYSEINIKDRMGNNIPIEVSKSGSILTLLPINTLKPNEKLYVQIPKGSIKDLTGAINNEYSFNFETSTQPTGLVGTFSPVKIDLSWNKSSTDIIGYKLYKSEDGLNYAKLSDILINDNSFTDENIRTGQTYYYQVTEVYQNGDESLPSRVREVKTPNPAMGWTEESTPVLFPTGKWTTYEGTSYSGGSMLLNGQKDASIELMFSGVGIRFYSLTSPWYGLADVYIDGQFIEEISMYSEKTRYTQLVFEHFNLPEGVHTLKLVNKGTIGNTLGKGINVNIDAFDIIKEKDTIPPSSPINIVGKNLIDANLLSWSPNLESDVKGYNIYRSTDSTTFLKVNSLLLTNNEFKDEEIEHGKTYHYRVTAIDLFGNESLPSEIKKVAVPVPASGWTEESISVLYPTGKWTTYEGTSYSGGSMLLNGQKDASIELVFSGVGIRLYSLTSPWYGLADVYIDGQFIEQISMYSEKTKYTQLVFEHFNLPQGVHTLKLVNKGTTGNTLGKGINVNIDAFNIIKEKDTIPPSNPINIVGKNLLDANLLSWNPNLEPDVKGYNIYRSTDSTTFLKVNSILLTNNEFKDEEIEHGKTYHYRVTAIDQFGNESLPSEIKEVSVPFPASGWTEESTPVLYPTGKWITYEGSSYSGGSMLLNGQKDASIELVFSGVGIRLYSLTSVWYGLADVYIDGQFIEQISMYSEKTKYTQLVFEHLALSQGVHTLKLVNKGTIGNTFGKGININLDAIEVF; encoded by the coding sequence ATGAAAAAGGGTTTCTATTTTCTTATTATTTTATTCCTACTTTCTAGTACATTTCTTTCGCCCTCTTTAACTATGGCCACAACACAGCTAAGTTCTACTATCATCAACCAAGATGCCACCTGGACTCTTGCAGAATCACCATATAATTTAGCAGGGGACATCCAAGTTGCATACGGAGCAACTTTAACCATTGAGCCCGGGGTTGTGATACAAGGAAACGGCTATTCCCTTACAGTCCATGGTACCTTAAACGCATCTGGGTCAGAGGCGTCCAAGATCCAATTCAATAACCTTCAGATTAAAAAAGGGGGAGCCACCTATACTGAATTTTATTCCATTAAAATTGAACATGCCAATATTAATGGCGGAGCTCTTTTGCCAGCTGGGTCCGGTAAGCATGGCACCTTCACCCTTCGTGACTCAAAGGTTGAGAATATTTCAGGCTATTATCCCATCTATCTTTGGTATCCAAGCGGGGACAGTTTTATTGAACGAAATATCTTTTCTAACACAAGCGGGATTAGTGTGGGAACCGACGAAAATGTAAAGGTCTATATCCGGAATAATGTATTTTATAACCAAAAGGATAATTCAGGTAAGTATTACGCGGTGGAAAACTGGGCCAGCTACAATACTTCGGCCACTATCGTGGAAAACAACAGTTTCCTTAGCACGGACCGTATGGCCTTGAGGTTAAAATACAATTCTGGTAAAATCTCGTCCGCTGCCAATAACTTTTGGAACACGACAAATGCTGCTACCATTGATTCTATGATTTATGACAGAAACGATGATCTGAACCTAACTAACACTATTTCTTATGAGCCATATCTTAGCCAATCTCATGAACAAACACCCGTGTTCAGTGTTGGCCCAACGGTAAGTACCACCCAGCCGGTCAATGGCCAGTCAAAGATTTTGTTAGACCAAAAAATAGCCATTACTTTTAGTGAAGATATCAAACAGGGGTCAAGCTTTGGAAGCGTCACCCTTAAATCTTCATCGGGAGTATTAGTCCAAAGTACCATGAGCATTAATGGAAAAGTACTTTCAATTGTTCCAAATACTAAACTTAGCCCGAATACGAACTATACCGTTTTCATCCCTGCTGGAGGTATTCAAAACCTTAATAATCAACCATTACTTAGTTCCTATTCGTTAAAGTTTCTGACAACTCTTCAGGACCAAACCGAGGTAAGCGGAATCATTGGGAGTGATACAACCTGGTCTCTTGCAGGATCACCATACGTCTTTACAGGAGATACCCAACTTGCTTATGGATCTACTCTGACCATTGAGCCTGGGGTTGTCGTTCAAGGAAACGGCTATTCCCTCATAATCCATGGGACCCTTAACGCATCTGGATCAGAGACGTCTAAGATCCAATTCAATAACCTGCAGGTTAAACCTGGCGGTGCAACTTACACGGAGTTTTATTCGATTAACATCGGACATGCCAATATCAATGGCGGAGCTCTTTTGCCATCTGGCTCCGGTAAGCATGGCACCTTCACCCTTCGTGACTCAAAGGTTGAGAATATTTCAGGCTATTATCCTATCTATCTTTGGTATCCAAGCGGCGACAGCTTCATCGAACGGAATATCTTCTCCAACACAAGCGGGATCAGTGTTGGTACCAGCGATAATGTAAAGGTCTATCTAAGAAACAATGTCTTCTACAACCAAAAAGACCACTATGGTGAATTCTATGCCATACAGAATTGGAACAGTTCCGGCACTTCGGAAACGATTGTGGAGCACAACAGTTTCCTTAGCACGGATCGTGTCGCCTTGAGGTTAAAATACGATTCTGGTAAAATCTCGTCTGCTGCCAATAACTTTTGGAACACGACAAATGCTGCTACCATTGATTCTATGATTTATGACAGAAACGATGATCTGAATCTAACTAACACTATTTCTTATGAGCCATATCTTAGCCAATCTCATGAACAAACACCCGTGTTCAGTGTTGGCCCAACGGTAAGTACCACCCAGCCGGTCAATGGCCAGTCAAAGATTTTGTTAGACCAAAAAATAGCCATTACTTTTAGTGAAGATATCAAACAGGGGTCAAGCTTTGGAAGCGTCACCCTTAAATCTTCATCGGGAGTATTAGTCCAAAGTACCATGAGCATTAATGGAAAAGTACTTTCAATTGTTCCAAATACTAAACTTAGCCCGAATACGAACTATACCGTTTTCATCCCTGCTGGAGGTATTCAAAACCTTAATAATCAACCATTACTTAGTTCCTATTCGTTAAAGTTTCTGACAACTCTTCAGGACCAAACCGAGGTAAGCGGAATCATTGGGAGTGATACAACCTGGTCTCTTGCAGGATCACCATACGTCTTTACAGGAGATACCCAACTTGCTTATGGATCTACTCTGACCATTGAGCCTGGGGTTGTCGTTCAAGGAGACGGCTATTCCCTGATAATCCATGGGACCCTTAACGCATCTGGATCAGAGACGTCTAAAATCCAATTCAATAACCTGCAGGTTAAACCTGGCGGTGCAACTTACACGGAGTTTTATTCGATTAACATCGGACATGCCAATATTAATGGCGGGGCTCTTTTGCCAGCCGGATCCGGTAAATATGGAACCTTTTCTCTACGTGACTCAAAAGTGGAAAACATACCTGGGAATAGTCCTATCTATCTATGGTACCCGAGCGGTGACAGCTTCATCGAAAGGAACGTCTTCTCGAACACGAGCGGGATAAGTATTGGTACCAGCGATAATGTAAAGGTTTATATAAGAAACAATGTCTTCTACAACCAAAAAGACCACTATGGTGAATTCTATGCCATACAGAATTGGAACAGTTCCGGCACTTCGGAAACGATCGTGGAGCACAACAGTTTCCTTAGCACGGACCGTGTGGCCTTGAGGTTAAAATACGATTCTGGTAAAAGCTCGTCCGCTGCCAATAATTTCTGGAATACTACTGATCCATCTACCATTGAATCCATGATTTTTGATAAGAATGATGATGCAGGATTAACTAGTATAATTGATTATACATCTATTTTACATGCACCTAATACCAATACTCCTCTAATGAGCGAGGTTCTATATTTATTAAAAAGTACTCCTAATAATGCTCAAAAGAATGTTAGTCTTACATCAAAAATCACAGTAAATTTCTCAAAGGACTTCGAGTTCACGGAGAAATATAGTGAAATAAACATTAAAGACAGAATGGGCAATAATATTCCCATTGAAGTGAGCAAAAGTGGATCGATTTTAACATTGTTACCTATTAATACTCTAAAACCTAATGAAAAGTTATATGTCCAAATACCTAAAGGCTCTATTAAAGATTTAACTGGTGCAATTAATAATGAATATTCATTTAATTTTGAAACAAGTACTCAACCTACTGGTTTAGTGGGAACCTTTAGTCCTGTCAAAATTGATCTATCATGGAATAAAAGTTCAACCGATATTATTGGATATAAATTATATAAATCAGAGGATGGTCTTAATTATGCTAAATTAAGCGATATATTAATTAATGATAATTCCTTTACAGATGAGAATATTAGAACTGGGCAAACCTACTATTACCAAGTGACCGAAGTATACCAGAATGGAGATGAATCTTTACCTTCACGAGTTAGAGAAGTAAAAACTCCAAACCCCGCCATGGGCTGGACAGAGGAATCAACTCCTGTTCTTTTCCCTACGGGGAAATGGACAACTTATGAAGGTACGTCCTACTCTGGAGGAAGCATGCTCTTGAACGGACAAAAAGATGCGTCAATTGAGTTAATGTTTTCTGGGGTTGGAATTAGATTTTACTCCCTCACTAGCCCTTGGTATGGACTTGCGGATGTCTATATTGATGGTCAATTTATTGAAGAGATTTCCATGTATTCCGAAAAAACGAGGTATACTCAACTGGTCTTCGAACATTTTAATCTACCGGAGGGTGTTCATACCTTAAAACTGGTGAACAAAGGTACAATAGGAAACACACTTGGAAAAGGGATAAATGTTAATATTGATGCTTTTGATATTATCAAAGAAAAGGATACCATACCTCCAAGCTCTCCTATTAATATTGTTGGAAAAAATCTAATAGATGCTAACCTTCTTTCCTGGAGTCCTAACTTGGAATCTGATGTCAAAGGCTATAATATTTATCGTTCAACAGATAGTACAACCTTTTTAAAAGTCAATTCCCTATTATTAACGAATAACGAGTTTAAAGATGAAGAAATCGAACATGGGAAAACTTATCACTATCGAGTTACGGCAATAGATCTGTTCGGAAATGAGTCCCTGCCTTCTGAGATAAAGAAAGTTGCAGTCCCCGTCCCTGCATCTGGATGGACAGAGGAATCCATTTCTGTTCTTTACCCTACGGGAAAATGGACAACTTATGAAGGTACGTCCTACTCTGGAGGAAGCATGCTCTTGAACGGACAAAAAGATGCGTCAATTGAGTTAGTGTTTTCTGGGGTTGGAATTAGGCTTTACTCCCTTACTAGCCCTTGGTATGGACTAGCGGATGTTTATATTGACGGTCAGTTTATTGAACAGATTTCCATGTATTCCGAAAAAACGAAGTATACTCAACTGGTCTTTGAACATTTTAATCTACCGCAAGGTGTTCATACCTTAAAACTGGTGAACAAAGGTACAACAGGAAACACACTTGGAAAAGGGATAAATGTTAATATTGATGCTTTTAATATTATTAAAGAAAAGGATACCATTCCACCAAGCAACCCTATTAATATTGTTGGAAAGAACCTTTTAGATGCTAACCTTCTTTCCTGGAATCCTAACTTGGAACCTGATGTAAAAGGGTATAATATTTATCGCTCAACAGATAGTACAACCTTTTTAAAAGTCAATTCCATATTACTGACGAATAATGAATTTAAAGATGAAGAGATCGAACATGGGAAAACTTATCACTATCGAGTTACGGCAATAGATCAGTTCGGAAATGAGTCCCTGCCCTCTGAGATTAAAGAAGTTTCAGTTCCCTTCCCTGCATCTGGCTGGACAGAAGAGTCGACTCCAGTTCTCTACCCTACAGGAAAATGGATAACTTATGAAGGTTCGTCCTACTCCGGAGGAAGCATGCTCTTAAACGGGCAAAAGGATGCTTCTATTGAGTTAGTGTTTTCTGGGGTTGGAATTAGGCTTTACTCCCTCACTAGCGTCTGGTATGGACTAGCGGATGTTTATATTGACGGTCAGTTTATTGAACAGATTTCTATGTATTCCGAAAAAACGAAGTATACTCAATTAGTCTTCGAACATCTTGCTCTATCGCAGGGTGTTCATACCTTAAAACTGGTGAACAAAGGTACAATAGGAAATACATTTGGAAAGGGTATAAACATTAATCTCGATGCTATTGAAGTCTTTTAA
- a CDS encoding helix-turn-helix domain-containing protein, with product MAENTVKINIHKLLKEHGISLRELSRLADIRHATLSELANNKRKRIQLDHIKRISEALDIKDIRKIIDIVSIEEDL from the coding sequence ATGGCAGAGAATACGGTTAAAATTAATATACACAAGCTTCTAAAAGAGCACGGCATTTCTTTAAGAGAATTGTCCCGCTTAGCAGATATTAGACACGCCACCCTAAGTGAATTAGCCAACAATAAAAGAAAAAGAATCCAATTAGATCATATCAAAAGAATCAGTGAGGCATTGGATATCAAAGACATCCGCAAAATCATCGACATAGTAAGCATAGAAGAAGACCTGTGA
- a CDS encoding acetyltransferase produces the protein MNNIVIFGSGGHSKVIIDIVEKMGIYNITGLIDGSKEAGTEVLGYKVLGGLNVLKEMDEDIHGGIVAVGDNWRRYQTVQSIKNVRESFNFISAIHPSAVIGKNITIAEGTVVMANAVINPDTTVGSHCIINTKSSVDHDCRIGNFVTVAPGATLAGTVKIGDHSVISLGANVIHNLSIGEHSVIGAGYTVLKNIDAYTVAYGSPAKEIRKRVLGDKFFK, from the coding sequence TTGAATAATATTGTAATTTTCGGTTCGGGTGGCCATAGTAAAGTCATCATAGATATAGTCGAAAAGATGGGTATTTACAACATTACCGGATTAATTGATGGTTCTAAAGAGGCGGGTACAGAGGTCTTAGGCTATAAAGTTTTAGGTGGCTTAAATGTTTTAAAAGAGATGGATGAAGACATTCATGGAGGAATAGTGGCCGTAGGGGACAATTGGAGGAGATACCAAACTGTTCAAAGTATCAAGAACGTAAGAGAAAGTTTTAATTTCATTAGTGCAATCCATCCCTCAGCTGTTATTGGTAAAAATATAACTATAGCCGAAGGTACCGTAGTAATGGCAAATGCCGTAATTAATCCTGACACTACAGTTGGCAGTCACTGCATCATAAATACCAAATCTTCAGTTGATCATGATTGCCGGATCGGTAACTTTGTAACAGTTGCTCCTGGGGCTACATTAGCAGGCACAGTAAAAATTGGAGACCACTCCGTTATTTCTTTAGGTGCAAATGTCATTCATAACCTTTCCATTGGTGAACATAGTGTAATAGGCGCTGGATATACGGTTCTTAAGAATATAGATGCGTACACTGTGGCATATGGTTCACCAGCAAAGGAAATTAGAAAAAGAGTACTTGGGGATAAATTCTTTAAATAA
- a CDS encoding creatininase family protein, whose translation MGNARELINMTRDEVEAAINEFPVAILPMGATEQHGHHLPLGVDIYLAEGVSRKLSEKTGALLLPTQPFGYSWVWRDIPGTVSLQQHHVEAVIKDVAHSVARYGIKMLVLVNGHDANNASMKYATRELADELDIPVIYLFYPNLNKTIEEICDSPTWHGMVHACEFETSLMLALKPELVDMSKAVREYPEKPRLYGRSSISLGDLSKSGVYGDATKATKEKGEKMLNYFVNEMEQILLEAYEEIKE comes from the coding sequence ATGGGAAACGCAAGAGAACTGATCAATATGACAAGGGATGAAGTCGAGGCAGCCATTAATGAATTCCCTGTAGCTATTTTACCGATGGGAGCAACTGAACAGCATGGCCACCACCTCCCTCTTGGAGTTGACATCTACCTTGCAGAAGGAGTATCCAGGAAACTCTCAGAAAAAACCGGTGCCTTGCTGCTGCCAACTCAGCCCTTCGGTTACTCCTGGGTATGGAGAGACATCCCCGGCACGGTTTCCCTTCAGCAGCATCATGTTGAAGCGGTAATTAAGGATGTCGCTCATAGCGTTGCACGTTATGGAATCAAGATGCTGGTTCTAGTAAATGGGCACGATGCCAATAACGCCAGCATGAAATATGCCACCCGGGAACTAGCCGATGAACTCGATATTCCAGTCATTTATCTGTTCTATCCTAACCTGAACAAAACGATCGAAGAGATTTGTGATTCCCCAACCTGGCACGGCATGGTGCATGCATGCGAGTTTGAAACTTCACTCATGCTTGCGCTAAAACCTGAACTAGTTGACATGTCCAAGGCTGTAAGAGAATACCCTGAAAAGCCAAGACTCTACGGAAGATCCTCCATTTCATTAGGAGACTTAAGTAAAAGCGGAGTATATGGGGATGCAACAAAAGCAACCAAAGAAAAAGGCGAAAAGATGCTCAACTATTTTGTTAACGAAATGGAACAGATATTGTTAGAAGCATATGAGGAAATAAAAGAATAA
- a CDS encoding bifunctional 4-hydroxy-2-oxoglutarate aldolase/2-dehydro-3-deoxy-phosphogluconate aldolase, whose product MMNLEKGTIVAIIRGVDPTEVIDIQEALLEGGINWVEVSLSEEEKGLECIRILNETFGDRIHLGVGTVTSITQAKKAIDAGARYIITPGWDKELAKEVKELNVEILPGVFTPGEIMQALNLGINVVKLFPASNLGTDYIKNLKGPFPNINIMAVGGVSLENIRDYYKAGCTSFGIGSDLVPRGATKNDRENIKRNAQKYADILSSEG is encoded by the coding sequence ATGATGAACTTAGAAAAAGGAACAATAGTAGCAATCATTCGTGGAGTAGACCCCACTGAGGTAATCGATATCCAGGAGGCATTGCTTGAGGGAGGCATCAACTGGGTCGAGGTATCCTTAAGCGAAGAAGAAAAAGGACTGGAATGCATTAGAATCCTAAATGAAACGTTTGGCGATCGGATTCATCTTGGAGTTGGGACTGTCACCTCCATTACACAGGCCAAAAAGGCAATAGATGCTGGTGCACGTTACATCATTACACCTGGATGGGATAAAGAACTTGCTAAAGAAGTCAAAGAATTAAATGTCGAAATTCTTCCGGGTGTTTTCACACCTGGCGAGATTATGCAGGCTCTGAACCTTGGCATTAATGTTGTAAAACTTTTCCCAGCCAGCAATCTTGGAACAGACTACATTAAAAATCTAAAAGGACCATTCCCTAACATTAACATTATGGCTGTTGGTGGAGTCTCACTAGAAAATATCCGGGATTATTACAAAGCAGGCTGTACATCATTTGGGATTGGCAGTGACCTTGTGCCTCGAGGTGCGACGAAAAATGATAGAGAAAACATCAAAAGGAATGCTCAGAAATACGCAGATATTTTAAGCAGTGAGGGGTGA
- a CDS encoding phosphotriesterase family protein, whose protein sequence is MGKVRTVLGDIDAKDLGFTYSHEHLWANPPSSQKDRDLELTDYEASVSELWRFKRAGGNALVDATTIDYGRDAKHLIRMAKETGVNLVMTTGFNKHIYFPQWVQALKVEEITQKLVRDVTIGMDGTSAKAGFLKAGSWDQLIHSQEEKVTRAMARAQLETGAPVWLHTEAGTMGEELLDILEEEGVDLTKVAVGHSDRNADPYYHLELAKRGAYVQFDGVSKIKYYPDSVRVQLIKNMIENGYVEQLLVSADMGRKSYLHAYGGGPGFEYILKKFISRLLNEGISQEDIDTIFIKNPARWLGQF, encoded by the coding sequence ATGGGTAAAGTTCGTACTGTTTTAGGAGATATTGACGCAAAAGATTTAGGATTCACATACAGCCATGAACACTTATGGGCAAACCCGCCGTCCAGCCAAAAAGATCGTGATTTAGAATTAACAGATTATGAAGCGAGCGTAAGTGAACTTTGGAGATTCAAACGTGCAGGAGGTAATGCACTTGTTGATGCCACAACAATTGATTACGGACGCGATGCAAAACACTTGATCAGAATGGCCAAGGAAACTGGCGTGAACTTAGTCATGACAACTGGCTTCAATAAACATATTTATTTCCCACAATGGGTACAAGCATTAAAGGTAGAAGAAATTACACAAAAATTGGTTAGGGACGTTACCATTGGGATGGACGGAACATCTGCTAAAGCAGGTTTCTTAAAAGCCGGTTCATGGGATCAGCTCATTCACTCCCAAGAAGAAAAAGTGACTCGAGCAATGGCAAGAGCACAGCTTGAAACTGGTGCACCAGTTTGGCTTCATACAGAAGCAGGAACAATGGGTGAAGAATTATTGGATATTCTTGAAGAAGAGGGTGTAGATCTTACAAAAGTGGCAGTGGGACACAGTGACCGAAACGCTGATCCTTACTATCATCTTGAGCTAGCTAAACGAGGAGCTTATGTGCAGTTCGATGGAGTTAGTAAAATCAAGTATTATCCAGACAGTGTTCGAGTGCAACTGATTAAGAATATGATTGAAAACGGATATGTTGAGCAACTATTAGTCTCAGCAGACATGGGTCGAAAGAGTTATCTTCATGCCTATGGCGGAGGTCCAGGCTTTGAATACATCCTCAAAAAGTTCATTTCTCGCCTATTGAATGAGGGTATCAGCCAGGAAGATATCGATACAATTTTCATCAAAAACCCAGCTCGCTGGCTTGGCCAGTTTTAA
- a CDS encoding PTS ascorbate transporter subunit IIC → MLDFIVSILSNPAIILALIAALGLIALRKSTSDVIKGTLKTIFGFLILQQGANIIVTALIPFSTMFTEAFGLKGIVAEDNALVAAVQNVLGKETAFILVFSFLINLVIARFTKWKYIFLTGHMMFSFAGTMAIVFHQMGLSSTMTVVLGSIIQGVSMVLFPAISQPFVRKITGNDNIAFGFWGSSWISLSGWIGGKLGNKEKSSEDVKVPKSLDFLKDMSVLMGIVMIIIYVVTSLFVDPTKMAEIAGGQNTIQFSIMSALTFVVGILVLLQGVRMFLGEIVPAFKGVGEKIVPGAKPALDVPIFYSFAPIAVTLGFLAALVGGLLVTAISSILPVVVLPSVIGLFFMGGAAGVFGNATGGRRGAIISGFFLGFSWTLLVALAYPLVDVTQYGIEGLWFASPDAIIVVILIRLVGMLFGIQI, encoded by the coding sequence ATGCTGGACTTTATCGTATCTATTTTAAGTAATCCCGCAATTATACTGGCACTTATCGCAGCCTTAGGCTTGATTGCTTTGAGAAAGTCCACCTCGGATGTAATCAAGGGGACTTTAAAAACAATCTTTGGTTTCTTGATTCTTCAGCAAGGTGCGAACATTATTGTAACCGCTTTAATCCCCTTCAGTACCATGTTTACTGAAGCATTTGGACTAAAAGGCATTGTTGCGGAAGATAACGCTCTTGTTGCGGCCGTACAAAATGTATTAGGTAAAGAAACTGCTTTTATTCTAGTATTCTCTTTCTTAATTAATCTCGTGATTGCAAGATTCACAAAATGGAAGTACATCTTCCTAACCGGCCATATGATGTTTTCATTCGCTGGCACAATGGCAATCGTCTTCCATCAAATGGGGTTATCCTCAACAATGACGGTTGTCCTTGGTTCAATTATTCAAGGTGTTTCAATGGTATTATTCCCGGCTATTTCCCAGCCATTTGTCCGTAAAATCACCGGCAATGACAATATTGCTTTTGGTTTCTGGGGCAGCTCCTGGATCAGCTTGTCAGGATGGATTGGCGGAAAATTAGGGAACAAGGAAAAGTCATCCGAAGATGTGAAAGTACCTAAGTCACTTGACTTCTTAAAAGACATGAGTGTCCTGATGGGTATCGTCATGATCATCATTTACGTTGTTACTTCCCTATTTGTTGACCCGACTAAAATGGCTGAAATAGCCGGCGGACAAAATACAATTCAGTTTTCCATCATGTCTGCACTGACATTTGTTGTTGGTATTCTTGTTCTTCTTCAAGGCGTTCGAATGTTCCTTGGTGAAATTGTTCCAGCCTTTAAAGGGGTTGGCGAAAAAATCGTTCCCGGTGCAAAGCCTGCCCTGGACGTTCCGATTTTCTATTCATTCGCACCAATCGCTGTAACACTAGGTTTCTTAGCAGCTTTGGTTGGCGGATTACTGGTAACTGCCATTTCTAGTATCCTCCCAGTTGTCGTTTTACCATCTGTAATTGGCTTATTCTTCATGGGTGGAGCAGCTGGAGTATTCGGAAACGCAACCGGCGGAAGACGCGGAGCAATTATAAGTGGATTTTTCCTAGGCTTTAGCTGGACATTGCTCGTGGCTCTTGCATACCCACTTGTCGATGTTACACAATATGGAATCGAAGGACTGTGGTTCGCTTCTCCAGACGCAATCATCGTGGTGATTCTTATTCGCCTGGTAGGCATGTTGTTCGGTATTCAAATTTAA
- a CDS encoding PTS sugar transporter subunit IIB, with translation MRIVTVCGMGFGTSLMLLMDVQAIAKKHGYEVDGEAVDLGSAKGKACDFMVASSEIASELSDESVEVVSINNLLDKEEIEQKVMPVIEKIAKGVK, from the coding sequence ATGAGAATTGTTACTGTTTGTGGAATGGGTTTTGGAACATCACTAATGCTTTTGATGGACGTTCAGGCAATCGCTAAGAAACATGGATATGAGGTTGACGGCGAGGCGGTGGATTTAGGTTCTGCAAAAGGAAAAGCTTGTGATTTCATGGTTGCATCAAGTGAAATAGCTTCAGAGTTGAGCGACGAATCAGTTGAAGTAGTATCAATCAACAATCTTTTAGATAAGGAAGAGATAGAGCAAAAAGTAATGCCAGTCATTGAGAAAATTGCTAAAGGGGTGAAATAG
- a CDS encoding PTS sugar transporter subunit IIA, whose product MLTINKNLIQLDVEAETAEEAIRAAGALLAAENKVEDRYIDAMVKGFEDVGPYIVLSPSIAIPHARPEHGVLEQGFSLIRLKNPVVFGHPTNDPVQLVCAICGTDSTSHIGMLQSIAAVLGDKTKLEIILNSDSEEEILSILN is encoded by the coding sequence ATGCTAACCATTAATAAAAACCTCATCCAATTGGATGTTGAAGCAGAAACTGCGGAAGAAGCCATTCGTGCAGCAGGAGCCCTTTTGGCCGCCGAAAACAAAGTAGAGGATCGATATATTGATGCAATGGTGAAAGGCTTTGAAGATGTTGGCCCTTATATCGTTTTGTCCCCTTCCATTGCCATCCCTCATGCAAGACCTGAACATGGTGTTCTTGAGCAGGGCTTTTCCCTGATCCGTCTCAAGAATCCAGTGGTATTCGGTCATCCGACAAATGACCCTGTTCAATTAGTTTGTGCGATTTGCGGCACTGACAGCACTAGCCATATTGGAATGCTACAATCAATTGCAGCAGTGTTAGGAGACAAGACAAAGCTGGAGATTATCCTGAATTCAGATTCAGAAGAAGAAATTCTTTCAATTTTAAACTAA